One Antarctobacter heliothermus DNA segment encodes these proteins:
- a CDS encoding branched-chain amino acid ABC transporter permease — MSNQIRTAALFGLVALLIIGTGMFQSWDLALVILNMGLISAIMALGVNLQWGIAGLFNVGVMGFVALGGMAVVLTSVDPVQEAWAAGGVRALFALILGAGTIIVTFFAWKKTKNRYLAAALLIAGFVLYRMVRDPAVDAIEAVNPAGTGFLGGLGLPVVIAWMVGGLLAAGAAWIIGKTALGLRSDYLAIATLGIAEIIIAIMKNEEWLTRGVKNVSGLPRPVPDAIELQNDPAFVERAAGFGLDATAASTLYIKISYGLMFAVVLVILLVLAQLALNSPWGRMMRAIRDNETSSRAMGKDVTYRHLQVFILGSAICGIAGAMMTTLDGQLIPTSYQPLRYTFLIWVMVIVGGSGNNLGAVLGGFLIWFLWVQVETLGPGFMTWVTSWMPDDSNLKAHLLNSVQHMRLLTMGVILLMVLRFSPRGLLPER, encoded by the coding sequence ATGAGCAACCAGATCCGAACCGCCGCGCTGTTTGGCCTTGTGGCCCTACTGATCATCGGCACAGGCATGTTCCAAAGCTGGGACCTTGCGCTGGTGATCCTGAACATGGGCCTGATTAGTGCCATCATGGCGCTGGGGGTGAACCTGCAATGGGGCATCGCCGGGCTGTTCAATGTCGGTGTCATGGGGTTTGTCGCCCTTGGCGGCATGGCCGTGGTGCTGACCTCCGTCGATCCGGTGCAAGAGGCCTGGGCCGCAGGGGGCGTGCGGGCACTGTTTGCGCTGATCCTTGGTGCGGGCACCATCATCGTCACCTTTTTTGCGTGGAAAAAGACCAAGAACCGTTATCTGGCAGCGGCGCTGCTGATCGCGGGATTTGTCCTGTACCGCATGGTCCGTGACCCTGCCGTGGACGCCATCGAGGCGGTGAACCCCGCCGGGACCGGCTTTCTCGGCGGGTTGGGCCTGCCAGTGGTCATCGCATGGATGGTCGGCGGATTGCTGGCCGCGGGGGCCGCATGGATCATCGGCAAGACGGCGCTGGGACTGCGGTCGGACTATCTGGCCATTGCGACTCTGGGTATCGCCGAAATCATCATTGCCATCATGAAAAACGAGGAATGGCTGACACGCGGCGTCAAGAACGTCTCAGGCCTGCCCCGCCCGGTGCCCGATGCCATTGAATTGCAAAACGATCCCGCCTTTGTGGAACGTGCGGCGGGCTTTGGTTTGGATGCCACCGCCGCCTCGACGCTGTATATCAAGATCAGTTACGGGCTGATGTTCGCCGTTGTGCTGGTGATCCTGCTGGTGCTGGCGCAACTGGCGCTGAACTCGCCCTGGGGCCGGATGATGCGGGCCATTCGTGACAATGAAACCTCATCGCGCGCCATGGGCAAGGACGTCACCTATCGCCACCTTCAGGTCTTTATCCTTGGCTCTGCCATCTGCGGGATTGCGGGCGCGATGATGACCACGCTGGACGGGCAGTTGATCCCGACGTCGTATCAACCGCTGCGTTATACCTTCCTGATCTGGGTGATGGTGATTGTCGGTGGATCGGGCAACAATCTGGGCGCGGTGCTGGGCGGTTTCCTGATCTGGTTCCTCTGGGTGCAGGTCGAAACGCTTGGCCCCGGCTTTATGACCTGGGTCACAAGCTGGATGCCCGACGATTCCAACCTCAAGGCGCATCTTCTGAACAGCGTGCAGCACATGCGCCTGCTGACCATGGGGGTGATCCTGTTGATGGTATTGCGGTTCAGCCCGCGCGGGCTGCTGCCGGAACGCTGA
- a CDS encoding class II 3-deoxy-7-phosphoheptulonate synthase, translating to MTEWQKSNWRDKPRVQMPEYTDPEALTAVEAQMAKYPPLVFAGEARRLKQHLAAAGRGEAFLLQGGDCAESFEQFSADAIRDTFKVMLQMAMVLTYGAKVPVVKVGRMAGQFAKPRSAPTEVKDGVELPSYRGDIINKLAFTPEARIPDPRNMLQAFTQAAATLNLLRAFSTGGYADVHKVHQWTLGFTESEKAARYREMSTRIQDALDFLTAAGVTGDQAHTLHTVDFYTSHEALLLEYEEALCRQDSTSGNWLAGSGHMIWIGDRTRQPDGAHVEFARGVLNPVGLKCGPTTTPEDLKILMAKLNPKNEEGKLTLIARFGAGKVSEKLPPLIKAVQEEGAKVTWVCDPMHGNVIKSASGYKTRPFDLILREVREFFGVHEVEGTIPGGVHFEMTGLDVTECTGGVREVTDEDLSDRYHTACDPRLNASQSLELAFLVAEELVARRAKAAEAANA from the coding sequence ATGACCGAGTGGCAGAAATCGAACTGGCGTGACAAGCCGCGGGTTCAGATGCCTGAGTATACGGATCCCGAGGCCCTGACCGCTGTTGAGGCGCAGATGGCCAAGTATCCGCCGCTCGTCTTTGCGGGCGAGGCGCGCAGACTGAAACAGCATCTGGCCGCTGCGGGCCGCGGTGAGGCGTTCCTGTTGCAGGGCGGCGATTGCGCCGAAAGCTTTGAACAATTCTCGGCCGATGCGATCCGCGACACCTTTAAGGTGATGCTGCAAATGGCGATGGTGCTGACCTACGGGGCCAAGGTTCCGGTGGTCAAGGTGGGCCGCATGGCCGGGCAGTTCGCCAAGCCGCGCAGCGCCCCGACCGAGGTCAAGGATGGCGTCGAGTTGCCCAGCTACCGGGGCGACATCATCAACAAGCTTGCCTTTACGCCCGAGGCGCGCATTCCTGATCCGCGCAACATGTTGCAGGCCTTCACACAGGCGGCCGCAACGCTGAACCTGCTGCGCGCCTTTTCGACCGGCGGTTACGCCGATGTCCATAAGGTGCACCAGTGGACGCTGGGCTTCACCGAAAGCGAAAAGGCCGCGCGCTACCGCGAGATGTCGACCCGTATTCAGGACGCACTGGATTTCCTCACCGCCGCAGGCGTGACCGGCGATCAGGCGCATACGCTGCACACGGTCGACTTCTACACCAGCCACGAGGCACTGTTGCTGGAATACGAAGAGGCACTTTGCCGCCAGGATTCGACTTCTGGCAACTGGCTGGCAGGCTCGGGTCACATGATTTGGATCGGCGACCGCACCCGGCAGCCGGACGGCGCGCATGTGGAATTCGCCCGCGGCGTGCTGAACCCGGTTGGACTGAAATGCGGCCCGACCACCACGCCAGAGGATCTCAAGATCCTGATGGCCAAGCTGAACCCCAAAAACGAAGAGGGCAAGCTGACACTGATCGCACGCTTTGGCGCGGGCAAGGTGAGTGAGAAACTGCCGCCCCTGATCAAGGCCGTGCAGGAAGAGGGCGCCAAGGTGACATGGGTCTGCGATCCGATGCATGGCAACGTCATCAAATCGGCCTCCGGCTACAAGACACGTCCCTTCGATTTGATCCTGCGCGAAGTCCGTGAGTTCTTTGGCGTGCATGAGGTGGAAGGCACCATTCCCGGCGGCGTGCACTTCGAGATGACGGGTCTGGACGTGACCGAATGCACCGGCGGCGTGCGCGAAGTCACCGATGAGGATCTGTCGGACCGCTACCACACCGCCTGCGATCCGCGCCTGAACGCCTCGCAGTCACTGGAACTGGCCTTTCTCGTGGCCGAGGAACTGGTGGCCCGCCGCGCCAAGGCGGCAGAGGCGGCCAACGCCTGA
- a CDS encoding GNAT family N-acetyltransferase: MIRTQRLLLRPGRLTDLEPLHRILSDPCVMRYWSRPAHDDIAQTAEFLRYFMNGYGHDGRVEYILEKDGRCIGKAGMWRDPEVGYILNPDYWGQGLAYEAMSAILIEIARRRPDLTRLTADLDPRNIGSIRLLEKLGFTHDRTEIGDYLYGGYEVCDSAYYSRVMVAQD, translated from the coding sequence ATGATCCGGACACAGCGGCTGTTGCTGCGGCCCGGTCGGTTGACCGATCTGGAGCCGCTGCACAGGATTTTGTCGGACCCCTGTGTCATGCGCTATTGGTCGCGTCCTGCGCATGACGATATTGCTCAGACGGCGGAGTTCCTGCGCTATTTCATGAACGGCTACGGGCATGACGGGCGCGTTGAATACATCCTCGAAAAGGACGGCCGCTGCATCGGGAAGGCCGGGATGTGGCGCGACCCGGAGGTCGGCTATATCCTGAACCCGGACTATTGGGGGCAGGGTCTGGCCTATGAGGCGATGTCCGCCATCCTGATCGAGATCGCCCGCCGCCGCCCCGACCTGACGCGCCTGACCGCCGATCTGGACCCGCGCAACATCGGATCGATCCGGCTGCTGGAAAAACTGGGGTTTACCCATGATCGCACCGAGATCGGCGATTACCTTTATGGCGGGTATGAGGTTTGCGACAGCGCTTATTACAGCCGGGTGATGGTCGCGCAGGACTGA
- a CDS encoding PQQ-dependent sugar dehydrogenase: MILKHAATALSVCLAGPLTAAPIQTSAGPMIAEPMVQDLGTPWAFDFLPDGSILVTEREGALLRIDGDTWTEVRGAPKVVADGQGGLLDVLVPRDFATSRELFFTYAKRQGFRGSGTAVYRARLSEDGTRLEDGTTIFEIARGTGGGYHFGSRLVEGSDGHLFLTVGDRGDGPKAQDLSMHNGSVLRITRDGAPAPGNPFVDTDDALPEIWSYGHRNPQGAAVDASGQLWAVEHGAKGGDEVNRIDPGVNYGWPVISYGVDYDGSKLGQGTAKDGMAQPVHYWDPSIAPSGMGFYDGDVADWSGNAFIGSLKFDYISRLSGDPLTEVEQIKSDETLRVRDVDTGPDGALWFLSVGNGALYRLVPAAD, encoded by the coding sequence ATGATTCTCAAACATGCCGCTACGGCACTTTCCGTCTGCTTGGCAGGTCCGCTCACCGCCGCTCCGATTCAGACCTCTGCCGGTCCCATGATCGCCGAACCGATGGTGCAGGATCTGGGCACTCCGTGGGCCTTTGATTTTCTGCCGGACGGGTCAATCCTTGTGACCGAACGCGAGGGCGCGCTTTTGCGAATCGACGGGGACACCTGGACAGAAGTGCGCGGCGCGCCAAAGGTTGTGGCAGACGGGCAGGGCGGCCTGCTGGACGTTCTGGTGCCGCGGGATTTTGCCACCAGCCGCGAGTTGTTCTTTACCTATGCCAAGCGGCAGGGATTTCGCGGATCGGGAACAGCGGTCTACCGCGCGCGGCTGTCAGAGGACGGCACCCGGCTGGAAGACGGCACAACGATTTTCGAGATCGCGCGCGGAACGGGCGGGGGATACCACTTTGGCTCTCGTCTGGTTGAGGGATCGGACGGCCATCTGTTTCTGACGGTGGGCGACCGGGGCGACGGGCCCAAGGCGCAGGACCTGTCGATGCACAATGGATCGGTGCTGCGGATCACCCGCGACGGCGCGCCCGCGCCGGGCAATCCGTTTGTCGATACGGATGATGCGTTGCCGGAAATCTGGTCCTACGGTCACCGCAATCCACAAGGCGCCGCGGTGGACGCCAGCGGGCAGCTTTGGGCCGTGGAACATGGGGCCAAGGGCGGCGATGAGGTCAACCGGATCGATCCGGGCGTCAACTATGGCTGGCCGGTGATCTCTTATGGGGTCGATTACGATGGCAGCAAACTGGGGCAGGGCACGGCCAAAGACGGCATGGCGCAGCCTGTGCATTACTGGGATCCCTCCATCGCGCCCTCGGGCATGGGGTTTTACGACGGCGATGTGGCGGACTGGTCGGGCAATGCCTTTATCGGCTCGCTCAAGTTTGACTATATCTCTCGGCTGTCGGGCGACCCGCTGACAGAGGTCGAACAGATCAAGAGCGATGAGACCCTGCGCGTGCGTGATGTGGACACTGGACCGGATGGGGCGCTGTGGTTCCTAAGCGTCGGCAATGGCGCGCTGTACCGGCTGGTGCCCGCCGCCGACTGA
- a CDS encoding ABC transporter substrate-binding protein, protein MKKLLMATTACTLVASAAFAESHASEAKIGIILGFTGPIESITPAMADGAELAISEVNASGTFLDGVTLVPSRADSTCIDAAAATAAAERLVTTEGVVAIMGADCSGVTGAVLSNVAVPNGVPMVSPSATSPALSTAEDNGLFFRTSPSDARQGAVLAEILAEKGITEVAVTYTNNDYGKGFADAFASSYTGTITLSAPHDDGKADYSAEIGALASAGGQALIVLGYTDQGGKGIIQASYDTGAFDTYVMGDGMYGDTLFSELADALEGSIGTVPWAEGAGADAFGEITAAAGIQGDSSYTRESYDAAALIALAMMKGGAATSEAIAANLLDVANAPGEEILPGELGKAMEILAGGGDIDYVGASGVELIGPGEAAGSYKYYTITGGAAETVSFK, encoded by the coding sequence ATGAAAAAACTACTGATGGCCACCACGGCCTGCACCCTCGTCGCTTCTGCCGCGTTCGCAGAAAGCCACGCAAGCGAAGCCAAAATCGGCATCATCCTTGGCTTCACCGGCCCGATTGAATCGATCACACCCGCGATGGCCGACGGCGCCGAGCTGGCGATCTCCGAAGTCAACGCGTCGGGCACCTTTCTTGACGGCGTGACGCTGGTTCCGTCGCGCGCGGATTCGACCTGCATCGACGCCGCCGCCGCCACCGCCGCAGCCGAACGTCTGGTCACCACCGAAGGTGTTGTCGCGATCATGGGCGCCGACTGTTCCGGTGTGACCGGCGCGGTTCTTTCAAACGTCGCTGTGCCGAACGGTGTGCCGATGGTATCGCCCTCCGCCACGTCGCCCGCGCTGTCGACGGCCGAGGACAATGGCCTGTTCTTCCGCACCTCGCCGTCGGACGCCCGTCAGGGTGCCGTTCTGGCCGAGATTCTCGCCGAAAAGGGCATCACCGAAGTCGCGGTAACCTACACCAACAACGACTACGGCAAGGGTTTTGCCGATGCGTTCGCTTCGTCCTACACAGGAACCATTACCCTGTCGGCACCGCATGACGACGGCAAGGCTGACTATTCGGCCGAAATCGGCGCGCTTGCCTCGGCAGGTGGTCAGGCCCTGATCGTTCTGGGTTATACCGACCAAGGCGGCAAAGGCATCATTCAGGCGTCTTATGACACCGGTGCGTTTGACACCTATGTCATGGGCGACGGCATGTACGGCGACACCCTGTTCAGCGAACTCGCCGACGCTCTTGAAGGGTCGATCGGTACGGTTCCTTGGGCCGAAGGTGCAGGCGCGGACGCGTTTGGCGAAATCACCGCAGCAGCGGGCATTCAGGGCGACAGCTCTTATACCCGTGAATCCTACGACGCCGCAGCGCTTATCGCTCTGGCGATGATGAAGGGCGGCGCGGCCACATCCGAGGCGATTGCAGCCAACCTGTTGGACGTTGCCAACGCGCCGGGTGAAGAAATCCTGCCGGGTGAACTGGGCAAGGCGATGGAAATCCTCGCCGGTGGTGGCGACATCGACTATGTCGGCGCATCGGGTGTCGAACTGATCGGACCGGGTGAAGCCGCCGGCAGCTACAAGTACTACACCATCACGGGTGGTGCTGCGGAAACCGTCTCGTTCAAGTAA
- a CDS encoding branched-chain amino acid ABC transporter permease, giving the protein MDFINAIVALSNFVLIPAMTYGSQLALGALGVTLIYGILRFSNFAHGDTMAFGTMVVILFTWLFQSWGINLGPLPTALLAIPFGIAGTAALMLITDRGIYRFYRGQKAKPVVFVIVSIGVMFIYNGLTRFILGTDDQRFADGERFIINVREFKEMTGLDEGLGIKTTQGLTVITAIIVVIALFWFLNKTRTGKSMRAYSDNEDLALLSGINPERVVMVTWLIVAALVTIAGTLYGLDKSYKPFTYFQLLLPIFAAAIVGGLGSPLGAIAGGFVIAFSEVTITYAWKKVLVYLMPDALEPSGLVQLMATEYKFAVSFMILVVVLLFKPTGLFKGKSV; this is encoded by the coding sequence ATGGACTTTATCAACGCCATCGTGGCGCTATCCAACTTCGTTCTCATCCCGGCGATGACCTATGGCAGCCAGTTGGCGCTTGGGGCGCTGGGGGTGACGCTGATCTATGGTATCCTGCGCTTTTCCAACTTTGCGCACGGCGACACCATGGCCTTTGGCACGATGGTTGTGATCCTGTTCACATGGCTGTTCCAGTCGTGGGGCATCAATCTGGGGCCATTGCCGACGGCGCTGCTGGCGATCCCCTTCGGCATCGCCGGGACCGCCGCCCTGATGCTGATCACCGATCGTGGCATCTATCGTTTCTACCGCGGCCAAAAGGCCAAGCCGGTGGTCTTTGTGATCGTCTCCATCGGGGTGATGTTTATCTACAACGGGCTGACGCGCTTTATCCTTGGCACCGATGACCAAAGGTTCGCCGATGGCGAGCGGTTCATCATAAACGTCCGCGAATTCAAGGAAATGACCGGCCTCGATGAGGGATTGGGCATCAAGACGACGCAGGGTCTGACGGTGATCACCGCAATCATCGTGGTGATCGCGCTGTTCTGGTTCCTCAACAAGACCCGCACCGGAAAATCCATGCGCGCCTATTCCGACAATGAGGATCTGGCGCTGCTTTCGGGGATCAACCCGGAACGGGTGGTCATGGTGACGTGGCTGATCGTGGCGGCGCTGGTCACGATTGCTGGCACGCTCTACGGGCTCGACAAGTCGTACAAACCCTTCACCTACTTCCAGTTGTTGCTGCCAATCTTTGCCGCCGCCATCGTCGGCGGGCTTGGCTCGCCCCTTGGGGCCATTGCCGGTGGCTTTGTCATCGCCTTCTCAGAGGTGACAATCACCTATGCCTGGAAAAAGGTGCTGGTCTATCTGATGCCTGACGCGCTGGAGCCGTCCGGCCTGGTGCAACTCATGGCCACGGAATACAAATTCGCAGTCAGCTTTATGATCCTCGTGGTGGTGCTGTTGTTCAAGCCCACGGGCCTGTTCAAGGGGAAGTCGGTATGA
- a CDS encoding ABC transporter ATP-binding protein — protein MIKVDNLHRHFGAFRAVDGASLEIATGSITGLVGPNGAGKTTLFNVIAGALEPTSGTVTMDGEDITGLPPHELFHKGLLRTFQIAHEFHSMTCRENLMMVPGGQSGEALWNTWFGRKRIAEEERALRAKADEVLDFLTIAHLADHPAGAISGGQKKLLELGRTMMVDAKIVFLDEVGAGVNRTLLNTIADTIVRLNKERDYTFCVIEHDMDFIGRICDPVIVMAEGKKLAEGTLDEIKANDAVIEAYLGTGLKNKDQVAQA, from the coding sequence TTGATCAAGGTGGATAACCTGCACCGCCATTTCGGTGCATTCCGGGCCGTCGACGGTGCCTCGCTTGAGATCGCCACAGGGTCGATCACCGGGCTTGTCGGGCCAAACGGCGCCGGCAAAACAACACTGTTCAACGTGATCGCCGGTGCGCTGGAACCAACCAGCGGCACGGTGACGATGGACGGTGAGGACATCACCGGCCTGCCGCCACATGAACTGTTTCACAAAGGACTGCTGCGCACTTTCCAGATCGCGCATGAGTTCCACTCGATGACCTGTCGCGAGAACCTGATGATGGTGCCGGGCGGGCAATCCGGTGAGGCGCTGTGGAACACATGGTTTGGCCGAAAACGCATCGCCGAAGAGGAACGCGCGCTGCGGGCCAAGGCGGACGAGGTTCTGGACTTCCTCACCATCGCGCATCTGGCGGATCACCCCGCCGGAGCCATTTCCGGTGGCCAGAAAAAGCTGCTGGAACTGGGCCGCACCATGATGGTCGACGCCAAGATCGTGTTTCTGGATGAGGTCGGTGCCGGTGTGAACCGCACGTTGCTGAACACCATCGCGGACACGATTGTGCGGCTGAACAAGGAACGCGACTATACATTCTGCGTCATCGAACATGACATGGATTTCATCGGTCGCATCTGCGACCCGGTCATTGTCATGGCCGAAGGCAAAAAGCTGGCCGAAGGCACGCTGGATGAGATCAAGGCCAATGATGCGGTGATCGAGGCCTATCTGGGCACCGGACTGAAGAACAAGGACCAGGTGGCGCAGGCATGA
- a CDS encoding GlxA family transcriptional regulator, with protein sequence MFPPPQRQVIELDSVPPKPRRFVFVLLDNFTMLSFAAALDCLRLANRMSQKELYDWRVVGEGVETATCSTGTVFHLDGGLDELHRDDTIVLCGGAEVQQSTTKRLLSWLRREARKGLTMGGLCTATYTLAKAGLMDGKRATIHWENQDSFAEEFDEVELTKSVFTIDGNRLTTAGGTSSIDLFLQIIANDHGEELATAVADQQIYSSIRTDQDTQRLSVPTRIGVRHPKLSQVIQMMETNIEEPISPAILAKDVGMSTRQLERLFRRYLNRSPKRYYMELRLQKARNLLMQTEMSVINVALACGFASPSHFSKCYRAHYKTTPYRERGAQATRLSV encoded by the coding sequence ATGTTTCCCCCGCCGCAGCGCCAGGTCATCGAACTCGACAGCGTGCCGCCCAAGCCGCGCCGCTTTGTCTTTGTTCTGCTGGACAATTTCACAATGTTGTCCTTTGCCGCCGCACTGGATTGTCTGCGGCTGGCCAACCGCATGTCACAGAAAGAGCTGTATGACTGGCGGGTTGTTGGCGAAGGCGTCGAAACCGCGACCTGCTCCACCGGAACGGTGTTTCATCTGGACGGCGGGCTGGACGAATTGCACCGCGATGACACCATTGTCCTGTGTGGCGGAGCTGAGGTACAGCAGTCCACGACCAAGCGACTGCTCAGCTGGCTGCGGCGTGAGGCGCGCAAGGGTCTGACCATGGGCGGGCTGTGCACCGCGACCTATACGCTGGCCAAGGCCGGGCTGATGGACGGCAAGCGCGCCACCATCCATTGGGAAAATCAGGACAGTTTCGCCGAAGAGTTCGATGAGGTCGAATTGACCAAATCGGTGTTCACCATCGACGGCAACCGTTTGACCACGGCGGGCGGCACATCCTCCATCGACCTGTTCTTGCAGATCATCGCCAATGATCACGGTGAAGAGTTGGCCACCGCCGTGGCCGATCAACAGATCTATTCGTCGATCCGAACAGATCAGGACACCCAGCGCCTGTCAGTGCCCACCCGCATCGGCGTGCGCCACCCCAAGTTGAGCCAAGTCATCCAGATGATGGAAACCAACATCGAGGAGCCGATCAGCCCGGCGATCCTTGCCAAGGATGTGGGCATGTCGACCCGTCAGCTGGAGCGGCTGTTCCGGCGTTACCTCAACCGCTCACCGAAACGCTACTACATGGAACTGCGTCTGCAAAAGGCGCGCAACCTGCTGATGCAGACGGAAATGAGCGTGATCAACGTGGCGCTGGCCTGTGGTTTTGCCTCGCCCTCGCATTTCTCGAAATGCTACCGCGCGCATTACAAGACGACGCCGTACCGGGAACGCGGCGCGCAGGCCACCCGCCTTTCGGTATGA
- a CDS encoding ABC transporter ATP-binding protein — MSDNPYHNDRGNKDASITRAGKPSEIDSTRKSGPIKDAPGGPFLIGDTMTGGYGKGPDILHDCTIAVDKGEIAVIVGPNGAGKSTAMKAVFGMLDVRSGSVRLDGHDITALTPQDRVAQGMGFVPQTSNIFTSMTVEENLEMGAFIRLDDFRTTMEQVYELFPILHDKRRQPAGELSGGQRQQVAVGRALMTKPKVLMLDEPTAGVSPIVMDELFDRIIEVARTGISILMVEQNARQALEIADKGYVLVQGRNAFTGTGKELLADPEVRKSFLGG, encoded by the coding sequence ATGAGCGACAACCCATACCACAACGACCGTGGCAACAAGGACGCCTCGATCACGCGCGCGGGCAAACCCAGCGAGATCGACTCGACCCGCAAATCTGGCCCGATCAAGGATGCGCCCGGCGGACCATTCCTGATCGGCGACACCATGACCGGCGGCTACGGCAAAGGGCCGGACATCCTGCATGACTGCACCATCGCCGTCGACAAGGGCGAGATCGCGGTGATCGTCGGCCCCAACGGCGCGGGCAAATCCACCGCGATGAAGGCGGTGTTCGGCATGCTGGACGTGCGGTCCGGCAGCGTCCGGCTGGACGGTCATGACATCACTGCGCTGACGCCGCAGGACCGGGTGGCGCAGGGCATGGGATTTGTCCCGCAGACCTCTAACATCTTTACCTCGATGACCGTCGAGGAAAACCTAGAGATGGGGGCATTTATCCGGCTGGATGATTTCCGTACCACGATGGAACAGGTCTACGAGTTGTTCCCGATCTTGCACGACAAGCGCCGCCAACCGGCGGGCGAACTTTCCGGGGGGCAGCGTCAGCAAGTCGCCGTGGGCCGTGCGCTGATGACCAAACCCAAGGTTCTGATGCTGGATGAGCCCACCGCCGGAGTCTCGCCCATCGTGATGGACGAACTGTTTGATCGCATCATCGAGGTGGCGCGCACCGGCATTTCCATCCTGATGGTGGAACAGAACGCGCGGCAGGCGCTGGAAATCGCGGACAAGGGCTATGTTCTGGTCCAGGGGCGCAACGCCTTCACCGGGACGGGCAAGGAACTCTTGGCCGATCCGGAAGTCCGCAAGAGCTTTCTGGGGGGCTGA
- a CDS encoding DUF6232 family protein, translated as MDITNDAITYNNQSIPTRNVASASMVERHVLRPISDEKYKARRKRFLGIAFVLLCVGLIYPKSQYMLPRNIYYALRPYLPDFAIFNLAYILIALAILIAIMGMVRPNKYVWEFGVSLQTNAGAVSLLWSRDREFIQKLRDVIFKAISSSNSGVQYTVNVDNREINDNSQNTFNTTNNYDFSVNFTHHHGLDANDLQFLSNGFNEAMNELGAKLDGAGAESVIAELNLLRAELKKSEPDKSALRKTYDKLKAACDATETASTAAGLLSTIWAGVSIFL; from the coding sequence ATGGACATCACGAATGATGCGATAACCTATAACAATCAATCCATTCCGACCCGAAACGTTGCGTCTGCGTCGATGGTTGAGCGGCATGTACTGCGGCCCATTTCAGACGAAAAATACAAAGCGCGTCGCAAAAGATTCCTCGGTATCGCCTTTGTTCTTCTTTGCGTCGGTCTAATATATCCGAAATCGCAATATATGCTTCCCAGAAACATATACTATGCATTAAGGCCGTATTTGCCTGATTTCGCTATTTTCAACCTCGCGTATATCCTGATAGCGCTGGCAATTTTGATCGCGATTATGGGGATGGTACGGCCAAACAAATATGTGTGGGAGTTTGGAGTGAGCCTTCAGACGAACGCCGGCGCTGTATCTCTGCTTTGGTCACGGGATCGAGAGTTCATTCAGAAACTGCGTGACGTGATATTCAAGGCGATTTCTTCATCGAATTCAGGCGTTCAGTACACCGTGAATGTTGACAATCGTGAGATCAATGACAACAGCCAGAACACCTTCAATACGACGAATAACTATGATTTCTCCGTGAATTTCACCCATCATCATGGTTTGGACGCGAACGATTTGCAGTTTTTGTCTAATGGCTTCAACGAAGCGATGAATGAGTTGGGCGCCAAGCTGGATGGAGCAGGGGCAGAAAGCGTGATCGCCGAGCTCAATCTCCTTCGAGCGGAACTGAAAAAGTCTGAGCCAGACAAATCGGCTCTGCGAAAAACCTACGACAAGTTAAAGGCTGCCTGCGATGCTACGGAGACGGCTTCGACAGCTGCCGGTCTTCTCAGTACCATTTGGGCAGGAGTTTCAATTTTTCTTTGA